A genomic segment from Pollutimonas thiosulfatoxidans encodes:
- the dnaE gene encoding DNA polymerase III subunit alpha, producing MIDANTPPAFVHLRVHTEFSVVDGIARIPDLVKRAAQFGQPAMAITDLSNLFGLIKFYKAARTAGIKPIAGCDVWLQNEHDRDKPYRLLLLASSQQGYLSLCELLSQAWLDNQYRGRAELRREWLQGRSGLIVLSGGRAGDVGQLLEAGNMDEAAAAAGQWAKSFPGSYYIELQRSGHEGDETYVQAAMRVAASLDLPVVATHPVQFLEATDFRAHEARVCIAEGEQLGNARRVRRFTQQQYLLSTEEMVQRFADVPVALANAVEIAKRCNLTLVLDRPRLPDFPTPDGITLDDHMAQLAEEGLALRMQQLFPDEAERQARYPQYLERLRWECKTIIGMGFPGYFLIVADFINWGKNNGVPVGPGRGSGAGSLVAYSLGITDLDPIRYDLLFERFLNPERVSMPDFDIDFCQDNRERVIDYVKQKYGKEAVSQIATFGTLGAKAVVRDVGRVLEMPYSLCDTLSKLIPFSPADPWTLERTLADEPAFKERYDQDEEVRALIDLARPLEGLTRNVGMHAGGVLIAPGKLTDFCPLYCQPGVDSNAVSQFDKDDVEAAGLVKFDFLGLRNLTILDWAVRYVRQFNPQQRDFDIMALPLDDPQAYKLLSDGNTTAVFQLESRGMKELLKNLRPNTFEDIIAMLALYRPGPLESGMVVDFVNRKHGRAEVDYFHKDLEPVLKSTYGVIVYQEQVMLISQIVGGYTLGGADLLRRAMGKKKAEEMAKHRSIFEKGAVEKGYDAKLAVKLFDLMEKFAGYGFNKSHSAAYALIAYQTAWLKAHHPAEFLAATLSSDMDDTDKVQIFWKDALANGVQVLPPDVNTSAYRFEPVPDEHAARGEPPRTMRYGLGAIKGTGQGAVEEIIRARQEGGPYTSLFDFCRRIDRHSVNRRSIEALIRAGAFDQIEENRAALLATVGNAIEAAEQAERSANQVSLFADDANDIVEGELAKVAPWDLQTRLTQEKAALGFFFSGHLFDAWRDEVRRFAPRPLARLEAARSPQWFAGVLASVRPKMTRRGRMLYAVLDDGSAQVEVAVFNELYEQHRNRLKEDRLIIVHGKVSNDDYSGGLRVSAESVYDLQLAREARARSLRITLNGNADAQRLRQLLNPFRAEPENGVPGVPVEIRLKREDYLCTVRLGEDWRVRMADTMLEQLEDWALAEAIEVNY from the coding sequence ATGATTGATGCCAACACCCCACCCGCTTTCGTCCATTTGCGTGTCCATACCGAGTTTTCGGTCGTAGACGGTATCGCGCGCATTCCCGACCTGGTCAAGCGGGCGGCGCAATTCGGCCAGCCGGCCATGGCGATCACCGACCTGTCCAATCTCTTTGGTCTCATCAAGTTCTACAAGGCGGCGCGGACGGCCGGCATCAAGCCCATTGCCGGTTGCGATGTGTGGCTACAGAACGAACATGATCGCGACAAGCCTTATCGGCTCTTGCTGCTGGCCAGTTCACAGCAGGGTTATTTGTCGCTGTGCGAGCTTCTCAGCCAGGCCTGGCTGGACAACCAGTACCGGGGGCGGGCCGAATTGCGGCGCGAATGGCTGCAAGGCCGTAGCGGACTGATCGTCCTGTCGGGCGGGCGTGCGGGCGATGTTGGCCAGTTGCTCGAGGCAGGCAACATGGACGAGGCTGCGGCGGCTGCGGGCCAGTGGGCCAAATCCTTCCCGGGCAGTTACTACATTGAATTGCAGCGTAGCGGCCACGAGGGCGACGAAACCTATGTACAGGCCGCCATGCGCGTGGCGGCATCGCTCGACCTGCCGGTGGTGGCCACGCACCCCGTGCAGTTTCTCGAAGCCACGGATTTTCGTGCGCACGAAGCCCGCGTCTGTATCGCCGAAGGCGAACAATTGGGTAATGCCCGGCGGGTGCGGCGCTTTACCCAGCAGCAGTACCTGCTGAGCACCGAAGAGATGGTGCAGCGCTTTGCCGATGTGCCCGTGGCCCTGGCCAATGCGGTGGAGATCGCCAAGCGGTGCAACCTCACGCTGGTGCTTGACCGCCCGCGTCTCCCGGATTTTCCAACGCCCGATGGCATCACGCTGGACGACCACATGGCTCAGTTGGCCGAAGAGGGGCTGGCCTTGCGCATGCAGCAGCTATTCCCGGATGAGGCCGAGCGGCAGGCCCGTTATCCGCAGTATCTGGAACGCTTGCGATGGGAATGCAAGACCATCATCGGGATGGGCTTTCCAGGTTACTTCCTGATCGTGGCCGACTTCATCAACTGGGGCAAGAATAACGGCGTGCCGGTAGGCCCCGGGCGAGGCTCCGGTGCCGGTTCGCTGGTGGCGTACTCGCTGGGCATCACCGACCTTGATCCCATACGCTACGACCTGCTGTTCGAACGTTTCCTGAACCCCGAACGGGTATCCATGCCTGACTTCGACATCGACTTCTGCCAGGACAACCGCGAACGTGTTATCGACTACGTGAAGCAAAAGTACGGCAAGGAGGCTGTCAGCCAGATCGCCACCTTCGGAACGCTGGGTGCCAAGGCGGTGGTGCGCGACGTCGGGCGTGTGCTCGAGATGCCTTACTCCTTGTGCGACACCCTGTCCAAACTGATCCCTTTCAGCCCCGCGGACCCCTGGACGCTGGAGCGCACGCTGGCCGACGAGCCTGCCTTCAAGGAGCGCTACGATCAGGACGAAGAAGTGCGCGCGCTGATCGACCTGGCGCGGCCCCTGGAAGGGCTGACCCGCAACGTAGGCATGCACGCCGGAGGCGTGCTGATAGCCCCAGGCAAGCTTACCGACTTTTGCCCGCTGTATTGCCAACCCGGTGTGGACAGCAACGCCGTTTCGCAGTTCGATAAAGACGACGTCGAAGCGGCCGGCCTGGTCAAGTTTGACTTCCTGGGCCTGCGCAACCTGACGATACTCGATTGGGCGGTTCGCTACGTCCGTCAGTTCAATCCACAGCAGCGCGACTTCGACATCATGGCGTTGCCGCTCGATGATCCGCAAGCCTACAAGCTGTTGTCCGACGGCAATACCACGGCGGTATTCCAGCTTGAGTCGCGCGGCATGAAAGAGCTGCTCAAGAATCTGCGGCCCAACACCTTTGAAGACATCATCGCCATGCTGGCGCTGTATCGGCCCGGGCCGCTCGAGTCCGGCATGGTGGTCGACTTCGTCAACCGCAAGCATGGCCGAGCCGAGGTCGATTATTTCCACAAGGATCTCGAGCCGGTACTCAAAAGCACTTACGGCGTCATTGTTTATCAAGAACAGGTGATGCTGATCTCCCAGATCGTGGGGGGATACACCCTTGGCGGCGCCGACCTCCTGCGCCGCGCGATGGGCAAAAAGAAGGCCGAAGAAATGGCCAAGCATCGCAGCATCTTCGAGAAGGGTGCCGTCGAGAAGGGCTACGACGCGAAGCTGGCCGTCAAGTTATTTGACCTGATGGAGAAATTTGCCGGGTACGGTTTCAACAAGAGTCACTCCGCCGCCTATGCCTTGATCGCCTACCAGACAGCCTGGCTCAAGGCCCATCATCCAGCCGAGTTTCTCGCGGCCACCTTATCTTCCGATATGGACGATACCGACAAGGTGCAAATCTTCTGGAAGGATGCGCTTGCCAACGGCGTGCAAGTCCTCCCCCCTGATGTCAACACGTCGGCTTACCGATTTGAGCCGGTGCCCGATGAACATGCGGCCCGCGGCGAGCCGCCTCGCACCATGCGCTACGGCCTGGGGGCCATCAAGGGGACGGGCCAGGGCGCGGTCGAGGAGATCATCCGTGCCCGTCAGGAAGGCGGGCCTTACACCAGCTTGTTTGACTTCTGCCGCCGAATCGACCGGCACAGTGTCAATCGTCGCAGCATCGAAGCGCTTATTCGTGCCGGAGCCTTCGATCAAATCGAAGAGAACCGGGCCGCCTTGCTTGCTACGGTGGGTAATGCCATTGAAGCGGCCGAGCAGGCCGAGCGCAGCGCCAATCAGGTCTCGCTGTTTGCGGACGATGCCAACGATATCGTCGAAGGCGAGCTGGCCAAAGTGGCGCCATGGGATCTGCAGACCCGCCTGACGCAGGAAAAGGCCGCACTGGGGTTTTTCTTCAGCGGCCATCTGTTCGACGCCTGGCGCGACGAAGTAAGGCGTTTTGCTCCCAGGCCGCTCGCGCGTCTCGAGGCAGCCCGGAGCCCGCAATGGTTTGCCGGGGTGCTGGCTTCCGTACGGCCGAAAATGACACGACGAGGCCGCATGCTTTATGCCGTCCTGGACGATGGCTCTGCACAGGTTGAGGTCGCCGTTTTCAACGAACTGTACGAGCAGCATCGCAACCGTCTAAAGGAAGATCGCCTTATCATCGTTCACGGCAAGGTAAGCAATGATGATTACTCAGGCGGTTTGCGTGTGTCGGCCGAGTCGGTCTACGACCTGCAATTGGCCCGCGAAGCGCGCGCACGCAGTTTGCGCATTACCCTGAACGGCAACGCTGATGCACAGCGCTTGCGCCAACTGCTCAACCCCTTTCGCGCAGAGCCTGAAAATGGCGTGCCTGGTGTACCGGTGGAAATCCGTCTGAAACGGGAAGACTATCTGTGCACGGTCAGGCTGGGCGAAGATTGGCGGGTACGCATGGCCGACACCATGCTGGAACAACTGGAAGATTGGGCGCTGGCAGAGGCTATCGAGGTAAATTATTGA
- a CDS encoding polysaccharide deacetylase family protein: MSRNRSVPVLMYHHVSPVDGMITVSPANFEQQLLWLKRRNYRTLTSAEFAQHLDGAPAPARSVLITFDDGYLDNWVYAYPLLKKYGYTAMIFLVTSWIGDGDKRHCLGQGELPETPSHRECEARIEQGRADEVMLRWSEIQAMQDSGVVEFHSHTHTHTRWDLLAQQDKNAHMAEELSSSRTCLEANLGAASEHFCWPQGYFDADYTRLAQQAGFKYLYTTQAFGQNRPGSDPANIYRFAVRNTSGQSVGRRIQVAGHPVIGPLFNRWKRWKRSLRQRT; the protein is encoded by the coding sequence ATGAGTCGAAATCGCAGCGTCCCTGTGCTGATGTACCACCATGTTAGCCCAGTGGACGGCATGATCACCGTGTCGCCGGCCAATTTCGAGCAACAGTTGTTATGGTTGAAACGACGCAATTACCGGACGCTGACCAGCGCCGAATTTGCCCAGCATTTGGACGGCGCCCCGGCCCCCGCCCGATCAGTGCTGATCACCTTCGACGACGGCTATCTGGATAACTGGGTATACGCCTACCCCCTGCTTAAAAAGTACGGTTACACGGCGATGATATTTCTGGTCACGTCATGGATAGGCGACGGCGACAAGCGGCATTGCCTGGGGCAGGGCGAGCTGCCCGAAACACCGTCGCACCGCGAATGCGAAGCCCGTATCGAACAGGGGCGCGCCGACGAGGTCATGCTTCGCTGGAGCGAGATCCAGGCCATGCAAGACAGCGGCGTCGTCGAGTTCCACAGCCACACGCATACACACACCCGATGGGACCTGCTTGCGCAGCAAGACAAAAACGCCCATATGGCAGAGGAGCTGTCGTCTTCCCGTACTTGCCTGGAAGCCAATCTGGGTGCGGCGTCCGAGCATTTTTGCTGGCCGCAGGGGTACTTTGATGCGGACTACACGCGGTTGGCGCAGCAGGCGGGCTTTAAATACCTGTATACCACCCAGGCTTTCGGACAGAATCGCCCGGGCTCCGACCCGGCTAATATTTATCGCTTTGCGGTGCGCAACACCTCGGGCCAGTCGGTGGGGCGCCGTATCCAAGTGGCTGGCCATCCGGTAATCGGGCCGCTGTTCAATCGCTGGAAGCGCTGGAAGCGCAGTCTCAGGCAGCGGACATGA
- a CDS encoding glycosyltransferase family 2 protein, protein MTLSVIIITKDEAGHIADCIDSVNFADEIIVVDSGSQDGTREIAAARGARVSLAADWPGFGRQKNRALDLATCEWVLSIDADERVTPELAQEIQQVIAAPSADAYKIARLSNFGGRWIRHSGWWPDHVLRLFRRGTARFKDVPVHESVQTTAPVALLHGHFLHYPYANLETFIAKINHYSSEAAAAMHARGKQTSVMGATGHAVWTFIRIYLIRRGFLDGREGFILAGMAAAGSFFRYNKLLFLNKNKQPPPDKD, encoded by the coding sequence ATGACGCTGTCCGTCATCATCATTACGAAGGACGAGGCAGGGCACATCGCCGACTGCATCGATTCGGTCAATTTCGCCGACGAGATCATCGTGGTCGATTCGGGCAGCCAGGACGGCACGCGCGAGATTGCCGCTGCCAGGGGTGCCCGGGTCAGTCTTGCAGCGGATTGGCCGGGCTTCGGGCGGCAAAAAAACCGCGCGCTCGATCTGGCCACTTGTGAATGGGTATTGTCGATCGACGCCGACGAACGGGTGACACCCGAACTGGCACAGGAGATCCAGCAAGTCATTGCGGCGCCTAGCGCCGATGCCTACAAGATTGCCCGTCTGTCCAACTTTGGCGGTCGCTGGATCCGGCACAGCGGTTGGTGGCCCGACCATGTACTGCGCCTGTTCAGGCGCGGGACGGCTCGCTTCAAGGACGTGCCGGTGCATGAAAGTGTACAGACCACGGCGCCAGTGGCCTTGCTGCATGGGCACTTCCTGCACTATCCCTACGCCAACCTCGAAACTTTCATTGCGAAGATCAACCATTATTCGTCCGAAGCGGCGGCTGCCATGCATGCGCGGGGAAAGCAGACGAGCGTCATGGGCGCAACGGGGCACGCAGTCTGGACCTTTATTCGCATCTACCTCATACGGCGCGGATTCCTCGACGGTCGGGAAGGTTTTATTCTGGCCGGGATGGCGGCTGCGGGCAGCTTTTTTCGTTACAATAAGCTGCTTTTTCTAAATAAAAATAAACAACCCCCGCCCGATAAAGACTGA
- a CDS encoding glycosyltransferase family 4 protein, translated as MTPLRILHSEAATSFGGQEQYIYRMMIAMRERGHHLEAVCQPHAVLAERLREAGFTVHTTYMDGPVNFVKTLVKVRGVLRRGRFDVLNTHSRRDTIVAGLAARLAGTPLIVRTRHLAKKVGSLLSYTIIPHRVTTASDFVRDHLISRGADPTKVATVYPAVDIPPIPEASTLREELRLAQNDIVVGCVAVMRAEKGHKSLIDAMEPLIRASPNVHLVLVGGGSPVFEEVRDYVAAKKLDKRVHLMGTRRDVPNLLAGFDVFALATRTEASGTAFVEAGAAGLPVVGTDVDGVPEMMHAGVSGMLVPLDDTAAFTQALERLITDPALRRQMGQEGLKFCRASGRFSAEAMAERIESCYTRWLTERKQ; from the coding sequence ATGACGCCCTTGCGTATCCTGCATTCCGAAGCGGCCACCAGTTTTGGTGGGCAAGAACAATATATCTACCGGATGATGATTGCCATGCGAGAGCGCGGCCATCACCTCGAGGCCGTATGTCAGCCGCATGCCGTGCTGGCCGAGCGTTTGCGAGAGGCCGGCTTCACGGTGCACACCACCTACATGGACGGACCCGTCAATTTCGTCAAGACCCTTGTCAAGGTAAGAGGTGTACTGCGTCGCGGTCGATTCGATGTGCTCAATACGCACAGCCGGCGCGACACCATAGTGGCTGGCCTGGCGGCCCGGCTTGCGGGCACGCCGCTTATTGTCCGTACCCGACACCTGGCCAAGAAGGTGGGCTCCCTCTTGTCGTACACCATCATTCCGCACCGGGTGACGACGGCCAGCGATTTTGTGCGAGATCACCTGATCTCGCGAGGCGCAGATCCCACCAAGGTGGCAACGGTTTATCCGGCGGTAGATATACCACCCATACCGGAGGCTTCCACGCTGCGCGAAGAGCTGCGCCTGGCCCAGAACGACATCGTGGTGGGGTGCGTCGCGGTCATGCGCGCGGAAAAAGGTCACAAGAGCCTGATCGATGCCATGGAGCCCCTGATACGGGCCAGCCCCAATGTGCACCTGGTGCTGGTGGGTGGCGGGTCGCCGGTGTTCGAGGAAGTCCGCGATTACGTCGCCGCCAAAAAACTGGACAAGCGAGTGCACCTGATGGGCACGCGCCGCGATGTCCCCAATTTGCTGGCCGGCTTTGATGTGTTTGCGCTTGCCACGCGCACCGAGGCATCGGGCACGGCTTTCGTCGAGGCGGGTGCAGCCGGCTTGCCTGTCGTGGGCACCGATGTGGATGGCGTGCCCGAAATGATGCATGCCGGGGTCAGCGGTATGCTGGTTCCGCTTGACGATACGGCGGCGTTCACTCAGGCCCTGGAGCGGCTAATCACGGATCCCGCCCTGCGTCGACAGATGGGGCAGGAAGGCTTGAAGTTCTGTCGTGCTTCCGGGCGCTTCAGCGCCGAAGCCATGGCCGAGCGCATCGAATCCTGCTATACCCGTTGGCTTACGGAGCGCAAACAATGA
- a CDS encoding glycosyltransferase family 4 protein, with protein sequence MKILITDIHHGNGGGHVTYVASLLKGLKSAHDVTVAAPRTGRLYQAATLFPGVRVLPGHYTSRPLPLLAEVAKLRRFLDREAFDVVHVNGGADHRHIMLASLGLARRPAIVWTKHNTNPVSSPGHRLRARLGTDLSIAVCDHVAHILTESAYRRRPITVIRNGIDINHFSPVAAERRQALREQLFGAIDKDVLVLGSIGGTDHNKGWMDLVKAAARLSPPQRCRVRIIVAGDPPSKGVLDEVGRLDMHGQVHFPGLVADVRDILGACDVGFVLSYREAASYASCETMAMGLPALVSKVGGLPENVRDGLDGWVVPAGDVDAIHSWLSGLLADASVLAALGRSARQRAQQAFPTAKFIQDTVHAYTQAVGLVSRRVAPI encoded by the coding sequence ATGAAAATTCTCATTACTGACATCCACCATGGCAATGGCGGAGGCCACGTCACGTACGTTGCCAGCCTCTTGAAGGGCCTGAAGAGCGCCCACGACGTTACCGTGGCGGCACCTCGTACCGGGCGCCTGTATCAGGCGGCCACCTTGTTCCCGGGGGTCAGGGTTTTGCCCGGGCACTATACGTCCAGACCCTTGCCGCTGCTGGCCGAGGTTGCCAAATTAAGGCGTTTCCTGGATCGGGAAGCTTTCGATGTCGTCCATGTCAATGGCGGCGCCGACCACCGGCATATCATGCTGGCCTCGCTGGGGCTGGCCCGCCGGCCGGCCATCGTTTGGACCAAACACAACACCAACCCAGTTTCTAGTCCTGGCCATCGGCTGCGCGCCCGGCTGGGCACCGATCTTTCCATTGCTGTTTGCGACCATGTCGCGCACATATTGACCGAATCCGCCTACCGCCGTCGGCCCATAACCGTGATACGCAACGGCATCGACATCAATCATTTTTCGCCGGTGGCGGCCGAGCGTCGTCAGGCCCTGCGCGAACAACTGTTTGGTGCAATCGATAAGGACGTACTGGTTCTGGGCAGTATCGGCGGCACCGACCATAACAAGGGTTGGATGGATCTGGTGAAGGCTGCAGCTCGCCTGTCGCCGCCGCAACGGTGCCGCGTGCGTATTATTGTGGCGGGCGATCCGCCATCGAAGGGCGTTTTGGACGAAGTCGGGCGCCTGGACATGCACGGCCAAGTTCATTTTCCCGGCTTGGTGGCCGATGTACGCGACATATTGGGTGCGTGCGATGTGGGCTTTGTGCTGTCTTACCGCGAGGCAGCCTCTTATGCCAGCTGCGAAACCATGGCGATGGGATTGCCGGCACTGGTCTCGAAGGTTGGCGGTCTGCCTGAGAACGTGCGTGATGGGCTGGACGGGTGGGTGGTGCCGGCCGGAGACGTCGATGCCATCCATTCGTGGTTATCTGGCCTGCTGGCCGACGCCTCGGTTCTGGCGGCGCTGGGCCGCTCGGCACGGCAGCGTGCACAGCAGGCTTTTCCCACGGCGAAGTTTATTCAGGACACCGTGCACGCCTATACGCAGGCAGTGGGCCTGGTATCCCGGCGCGTTGCCCCGATATAA